A stretch of the Haloarcula ordinaria genome encodes the following:
- the dinB gene encoding DNA polymerase IV: MDAARLPGTDGPDQVVAHVDMDCFYAACERRREPALEGEPLVVGMGYEAEETHGAVATASYEAREYGVESAMPISQALEALPRKVDAARDPDADVEAAGFYRPVDMEFYESVAEEVREIIHDEADVVREVSIDEAYLDVTDHVGWDAVKSWAADLKTRIESEVGVVASVGVAPTMSAAKVASDREKPDGLVVVRPGTVRSFFEDLPVEDVHGVGPVTARELGAMGVETAGDLAAADPEELERRFGERGREIRRFARGDDERQVTPRGNPKSLSRESAFTDATDDADTIRRRVRTLAEAVADRASRKDARYQTIGIKVVVPPYDINTRARSLPGPVDDPELVESVALDLLGEFEGVAVRKAGVRVSNLDFSAGEQASLDGFDGVAAAGQETDADHPADAGQPSLDAFSGGGESSGDETADAGNRGPEGQTTLWEYV; encoded by the coding sequence ATGGACGCCGCGCGTCTCCCGGGCACGGACGGACCCGACCAGGTAGTCGCGCACGTGGACATGGACTGTTTCTACGCGGCGTGTGAACGCCGCCGAGAACCCGCGCTCGAGGGCGAACCGCTCGTCGTCGGGATGGGCTACGAAGCCGAGGAGACCCACGGCGCGGTGGCGACGGCGAGCTACGAGGCCCGCGAGTACGGCGTCGAGTCGGCGATGCCCATCTCGCAAGCCCTCGAGGCGCTACCGCGCAAAGTCGATGCGGCCAGGGACCCGGACGCGGACGTCGAGGCGGCGGGGTTCTACCGCCCCGTCGACATGGAGTTCTACGAGTCGGTGGCCGAGGAGGTCCGCGAGATAATCCACGACGAGGCGGATGTCGTTCGCGAGGTGAGCATCGACGAGGCGTATCTGGACGTGACCGACCACGTCGGCTGGGACGCGGTCAAGTCGTGGGCCGCCGACCTGAAGACGCGAATCGAGTCGGAGGTGGGTGTCGTCGCCAGCGTCGGCGTCGCGCCGACGATGAGCGCCGCGAAAGTCGCCAGCGACCGGGAGAAACCCGACGGCCTGGTCGTCGTCCGACCCGGAACGGTCCGCTCGTTCTTCGAGGACCTTCCGGTCGAAGACGTCCACGGTGTCGGTCCGGTGACCGCACGCGAACTGGGGGCGATGGGCGTCGAGACGGCAGGCGACCTGGCGGCCGCGGACCCCGAGGAACTCGAACGGCGGTTCGGGGAGCGCGGGCGCGAGATTCGGCGCTTCGCTCGCGGCGACGACGAACGCCAGGTCACCCCGCGCGGGAACCCCAAGAGCCTCTCTCGGGAGTCCGCGTTCACGGACGCCACGGACGACGCGGACACGATACGCCGCCGGGTCCGGACGCTCGCCGAGGCCGTCGCGGACCGCGCGTCCCGGAAAGACGCCCGGTACCAGACTATCGGCATCAAGGTCGTCGTCCCGCCGTACGACATCAACACCCGGGCGCGGTCGCTCCCCGGACCGGTCGACGACCCCGAACTGGTCGAGTCCGTGGCACTGGACCTCCTCGGTGAGTTCGAGGGTGTGGCCGTCCGGAAGGCCGGCGTGCGCGTCTCGAACCTGGATTTCTCAGCCGGCGAACAGGCGAGTCTCGACGGGTTCGACGGTGTGGCGGCGGCCGGCCAGGAAACCGACGCCGACCATCCCGCGGACGCGGGCCAGCCATCCCTCGATGCGTTCTCCGGCGGCGGAGAGTCGTCGGGTGACGAGACGGCCGACGCGGGCAACCGAGGACCCGAGGGACAGACCACGCTCTGGGAGTACGTCTGA
- a CDS encoding DUF7344 domain-containing protein — MATHDPETEQEGPLPPDVVADLLAVERRRRALEILDRVNGPVVVRELAETVLAAERDALESELPDDDVDSVREELFRDHLPKLTATGVVRYNSMVGTVELRRPEVVPDAE; from the coding sequence ATGGCGACACACGACCCCGAAACAGAACAGGAGGGACCGCTCCCACCGGACGTCGTCGCGGACCTGCTCGCGGTCGAGCGGCGACGTCGGGCGCTGGAGATTCTCGACCGGGTCAATGGTCCGGTCGTCGTCCGCGAACTCGCCGAGACGGTGCTCGCAGCCGAACGAGACGCACTCGAGTCAGAGCTACCGGACGACGACGTCGATTCGGTCCGGGAGGAACTGTTCCGCGACCACCTCCCCAAGCTGACCGCCACCGGCGTCGTGCGGTACAACTCGATGGTCGGTACCGTGGAACTGCGCCGGCCGGAGGTGGTCCCCGACGCCGAGTGA
- a CDS encoding GTP cyclohydrolase III, with the protein MTNTQVTHIQIDNYGPWTVTPEPRREVDLQTMQSRLYADLAQLFGNRDGYIFFSRFDNMIAVSNGLDMDDHGLIQESVGNRYPVSMSLSVATGATPASALGTATEQLQEAGSAQDKGRREVLRGQTIDDEFRTETDVQLAHFDVDDATEKYTDQLNEFDTFIRIEQGYAALMKYMRESHDSLSFFVGGDNVIAVCPSLNRDDYQDAIDHVREAVDVELKVGVGRGRTPAEAGMDAKHALEHCRATGDPVTIG; encoded by the coding sequence GTGACGAACACGCAGGTTACCCACATCCAGATCGACAACTACGGCCCGTGGACGGTGACGCCCGAACCGCGACGCGAGGTCGACCTCCAGACGATGCAGTCGCGCCTCTATGCCGACCTGGCGCAGCTGTTCGGCAACCGAGACGGGTACATCTTCTTCTCCCGATTCGACAACATGATCGCCGTCTCGAACGGCCTGGACATGGACGACCACGGCCTCATCCAGGAGTCCGTCGGGAACCGGTACCCCGTCTCGATGAGCCTCTCGGTCGCGACGGGGGCGACGCCGGCGTCGGCGCTGGGAACGGCGACAGAACAGCTCCAGGAAGCCGGAAGCGCACAGGACAAGGGCCGACGCGAAGTACTTCGGGGTCAGACCATCGACGACGAGTTCCGCACCGAGACAGACGTCCAGCTGGCGCACTTCGACGTCGACGACGCCACGGAGAAGTACACCGACCAGCTCAACGAGTTCGATACGTTCATCCGTATCGAGCAGGGCTACGCCGCGCTGATGAAGTACATGCGCGAGAGCCACGACTCCCTGTCGTTCTTCGTCGGCGGCGACAACGTCATCGCGGTCTGCCCGTCGCTGAACCGCGACGACTACCAGGACGCTATCGACCACGTCCGCGAGGCGGTCGATGTGGAGCTCAAAGTCGGCGTCGGCAGGGGACGAACGCCGGCCGAGGCGGGGATGGACGCGAAACACGCCCTGGAACACTGCCGTGCCACCGGTGACCCGGTCACCATCGGATAG
- a CDS encoding GNAT family N-acetyltransferase, translating into MEIRTATTAETDTVVDLWVDLAGDQRTHGSHLLAEANRAAIRESIANRVFSERVLVATVEETIVGFVAFTVKSGRYRQDVSQGSIENLYVRPGHRRAGIGSALLSAAEDRLATEGVENVGLEVMADNEAARRFYRRHGYRAHRVELEKSVENDTL; encoded by the coding sequence GTGGAGATCAGGACAGCTACGACGGCCGAGACCGACACTGTCGTCGACCTGTGGGTGGACCTCGCTGGCGACCAGCGAACCCACGGGTCGCACCTCCTCGCCGAGGCCAACCGAGCGGCAATCCGCGAGTCGATAGCGAACCGTGTGTTCTCCGAGCGCGTGCTGGTGGCGACCGTCGAGGAGACCATCGTCGGCTTCGTCGCGTTCACCGTCAAATCGGGCCGCTACCGGCAGGACGTCTCCCAGGGGTCGATAGAGAACCTCTACGTCCGGCCGGGACACCGGCGGGCGGGCATCGGGTCGGCGCTGCTGTCGGCCGCGGAGGACCGGTTGGCCACGGAAGGTGTCGAGAACGTCGGGCTGGAAGTGATGGCCGACAACGAGGCCGCCCGTCGGTTCTACCGCCGGCACGGCTACCGGGCTCACCGCGTCGAACTCGAGAAGTCGGTGGAAAACGATACTCTCTAA
- a CDS encoding CARDB domain-containing protein, with product MQRQNWSPGDVKTVALRFGVVALLVVGAAIGTAAAAPSLAVTGGQLESSEALVGDDFNITVRIVNVGSDGGGMTVDLRRNGTKIASERVVVPGDSETRLVKSVVFENPGTYRITAGNEEIGIVRVKRATARVTNETEASRSIAIRTGGVSTTEPHEIDVPAAENRSFAIERWTVEASEDRFGQQVTEYTSPSASSVTVPDDEGSSVFGVVTVGPRAGVEAVTMRFAVNRSALRSAGIEAEALSVYSQTGSTWTPAQTTIVEERTDAVVFEARTTEFETLAIGSIQPVFDIEETGLRAVETADGQRLVVEATVRNSGSVAGDYEAAMTVNGEQRNSSVTRIPAGEERTVSLTHEVTSAGDYQVGINGQGVGSVVVTEGQVGTEAPGDTETGTETAPPADGGDAGESDESILPPGVPQTVLGIDTLLVAGGVAVALLVFFGLLAFMRGGSGKSGSDFEL from the coding sequence ATGCAACGACAGAATTGGTCCCCAGGCGATGTCAAGACGGTAGCATTGCGGTTCGGTGTTGTCGCCCTGCTCGTTGTCGGTGCAGCTATCGGAACGGCAGCAGCCGCACCGAGCCTCGCCGTCACCGGCGGGCAACTAGAATCGTCGGAAGCGCTTGTTGGCGACGATTTCAATATCACGGTCCGCATCGTTAACGTCGGCAGCGATGGCGGTGGGATGACAGTAGATCTTCGCCGGAATGGAACGAAAATCGCGAGCGAGCGCGTCGTGGTGCCCGGTGACTCGGAGACGCGACTCGTCAAGTCAGTAGTCTTCGAGAACCCTGGAACGTACCGAATCACTGCGGGGAACGAGGAGATCGGTATCGTGAGAGTCAAACGCGCAACGGCGCGGGTGACCAACGAGACAGAAGCGAGCAGGTCGATCGCGATACGGACCGGTGGAGTCTCGACCACGGAGCCACACGAAATCGACGTCCCTGCCGCCGAGAACCGGTCGTTCGCTATCGAACGATGGACCGTCGAGGCAAGCGAGGACCGGTTCGGCCAGCAGGTGACTGAGTACACGAGTCCGTCGGCGTCGTCGGTGACAGTACCGGACGACGAGGGGTCGTCGGTCTTCGGTGTCGTGACGGTCGGCCCGAGGGCTGGGGTGGAAGCCGTGACGATGCGCTTCGCCGTCAACAGGTCGGCGCTCCGGTCGGCGGGTATCGAGGCGGAAGCGCTCAGTGTCTACTCACAGACCGGGTCGACGTGGACGCCGGCCCAGACGACAATCGTCGAGGAACGTACCGATGCGGTGGTCTTCGAGGCTCGGACGACCGAGTTCGAGACGCTGGCGATAGGGAGCATCCAGCCGGTCTTCGATATCGAGGAGACGGGCCTGCGGGCCGTGGAGACAGCGGACGGCCAACGACTCGTCGTTGAGGCGACCGTGCGCAACTCGGGGAGTGTCGCGGGCGACTACGAGGCCGCGATGACGGTCAACGGCGAACAACGGAACAGCTCAGTGACGCGGATTCCGGCGGGAGAGGAACGAACGGTCTCGCTCACCCACGAGGTCACGAGCGCCGGTGATTACCAGGTGGGGATAAACGGGCAGGGCGTCGGGAGCGTCGTCGTCACTGAGGGGCAGGTCGGCACCGAAGCACCAGGCGACACCGAGACGGGTACCGAAACGGCCCCGCCAGCGGACGGCGGCGATGCCGGAGAGAGTGACGAGAGTATCCTCCCGCCCGGCGTCCCCCAGACTGTGCTGGGCATCGATACGCTCCTCGTCGCCGGCGGCGTGGCAGTCGCGCTCCTGGTGTTCTTCGGCTTGCTCGCGTTCATGCGCGGTGGCAGCGGCAAAAGCGGCTCGGACTTCGAGCTCTGA
- a CDS encoding CBS domain-containing protein — MNDSVTVREVMDREFLGASESDDLHETTELLLESDDEAVLVLRGNDPVGCVTRDDILTHLLGNGETSAATIGDVMRDSLPAIEPDARLPEARDTMTSRSTSWLLVVEDGEPLGTLTASDILSTSLLEGEVTDSVEEPVQLGTTGQAATTDGTTSIAEDNFDDQGICSACGTLTQNLSSFNGQLLCADCRDV; from the coding sequence ATGAACGACTCCGTAACAGTCCGGGAGGTGATGGACCGGGAATTCCTCGGTGCGAGCGAGTCCGACGACCTGCACGAGACGACCGAATTGCTGCTCGAAAGCGACGACGAGGCCGTACTGGTCCTGCGGGGGAACGACCCCGTCGGCTGTGTCACCCGCGACGACATCCTCACTCATCTCCTCGGTAACGGCGAGACGAGCGCAGCGACCATCGGCGACGTGATGCGGGACTCGCTGCCGGCGATCGAGCCGGACGCACGGCTCCCCGAAGCGAGGGACACGATGACGTCCCGCTCGACGTCCTGGCTTCTGGTCGTGGAGGACGGCGAACCGCTCGGAACGCTGACGGCGAGCGACATCCTCTCGACGTCGCTCCTGGAAGGAGAGGTGACCGACAGCGTCGAAGAGCCCGTGCAGTTGGGGACGACGGGCCAGGCGGCCACCACCGACGGGACCACCTCCATCGCCGAGGACAACTTCGACGACCAGGGCATCTGCTCTGCCTGCGGGACGCTCACGCAGAACCTCTCGTCGTTCAACGGCCAGCTGCTCTGTGCCGACTGTCGGGACGTCTAG
- a CDS encoding DUF5785 family protein: MDWPHDPDGDEGSEGRRKYGHAVLAKKIDEEEDFPLEASAFVDEYGDHPVRIDYETVVSVADVFEHVDQESFEDFPDFHKAVGRALREADWWPYRLEHA, translated from the coding sequence ATGGACTGGCCGCACGACCCCGACGGGGACGAAGGCAGCGAAGGACGGCGCAAGTACGGCCACGCCGTGCTCGCGAAGAAGATAGACGAGGAGGAAGACTTCCCCCTCGAGGCATCGGCGTTCGTCGACGAGTACGGCGACCACCCGGTTCGAATCGACTACGAGACGGTGGTCAGCGTCGCGGACGTCTTCGAACACGTCGACCAGGAGTCCTTCGAGGACTTCCCGGACTTCCACAAGGCGGTCGGCCGCGCACTTCGCGAGGCGGACTGGTGGCCCTACCGCCTCGAACACGCCTGA
- a CDS encoding MBL fold metallo-hydrolase, whose translation MVSRRVATLLVATLIVLAGCSAGEQLTPGPTATEQPTAAQTQQSATATAPNGTLEVHFINVGQSLSTLVVGPTGETMLIDTGDWRDDGQLVLAYLQRHGITRIDYLVSSHGDADHIGGNAAVIEYFETEADGVEAIYDQGLASSSQTYERYLDAVERHEVTLYRTQAGDRIPMDGVEATVLGPPEGYLDSPERNENSVVVKLTYGETSFLFTGDAEDDGERYLVETYGSDLEATVLKAGHHGSKSSTSDALLDVVDPEAVVISSSYDSQYGHPDPVVLDRLGSRSIPTYWTATHGDIVLASTGEQVTVQTQRAAPTEATAIRSGDPVEPGLDEPVAVRARLLPGETETPDGEPATVVSREGTLTLAAVNADAAGDDGTNLNDEYLVLENTGDGTLSLGNYTVSDASDRVYTIPTGTELSPGESITIHSGAGVDTATDLYWDAGRPVWNNDGDTVTIRDADGTVVLREDY comes from the coding sequence ATGGTCTCTCGACGGGTGGCGACACTCCTGGTCGCCACGCTCATCGTCCTCGCCGGGTGTAGCGCCGGTGAGCAACTGACGCCCGGACCGACCGCGACAGAGCAGCCGACGGCGGCCCAGACCCAGCAATCGGCGACCGCCACCGCCCCGAACGGGACACTCGAGGTGCACTTCATCAACGTCGGGCAGTCGCTGAGCACGCTGGTCGTCGGGCCGACCGGGGAGACGATGCTGATAGACACCGGGGACTGGCGGGACGACGGCCAGCTCGTCCTCGCGTATCTACAACGTCACGGTATCACCCGAATCGACTACCTAGTCTCCTCGCACGGCGACGCCGACCACATCGGTGGGAACGCGGCCGTCATCGAGTACTTCGAGACGGAGGCCGACGGCGTCGAGGCCATCTACGACCAGGGGCTCGCGTCGTCGTCGCAGACCTACGAGCGATACCTCGACGCCGTCGAACGACACGAGGTCACGCTCTACCGGACCCAGGCTGGCGACCGCATCCCGATGGACGGCGTCGAGGCGACAGTACTCGGCCCGCCGGAGGGATATCTCGACTCGCCCGAACGCAACGAGAACAGCGTCGTCGTCAAGCTGACCTACGGCGAGACGAGTTTCCTGTTCACCGGCGACGCCGAAGACGACGGTGAGCGATACCTCGTCGAGACGTACGGGTCCGATCTCGAGGCGACGGTCCTCAAAGCCGGCCACCACGGGAGCAAGTCCAGTACGAGCGACGCGCTACTCGACGTGGTCGACCCCGAAGCGGTGGTCATCTCCAGTAGTTACGACTCGCAGTACGGCCACCCCGACCCCGTAGTGCTCGATCGACTCGGCAGTCGGTCGATTCCGACGTACTGGACGGCCACCCACGGGGACATCGTGCTGGCGAGCACGGGCGAGCAGGTAACCGTGCAGACCCAGCGCGCCGCACCGACCGAGGCGACGGCAATCCGGAGCGGCGACCCCGTCGAGCCGGGCCTCGACGAGCCGGTGGCAGTCCGGGCACGGCTCCTCCCCGGTGAGACGGAGACCCCTGACGGAGAGCCGGCGACGGTCGTCAGCCGTGAAGGAACGCTCACGCTGGCGGCGGTCAACGCCGACGCCGCCGGCGACGACGGGACGAACCTCAACGACGAGTACCTCGTGCTGGAGAACACCGGCGACGGGACGCTCTCGCTGGGGAACTACACCGTCAGCGATGCCAGCGACCGCGTCTACACGATTCCGACCGGGACCGAACTCAGCCCCGGCGAGTCCATCACGATTCACAGCGGCGCTGGCGTCGATACTGCCACCGACCTCTACTGGGACGCCGGACGACCGGTCTGGAACAACGACGGCGATACCGTTACAATCCGAGACGCCGATGGGACCGTCGTGCTCCGGGAGGACTACTGA
- a CDS encoding DUF3006 domain-containing protein: protein MGRTEHTAVVDRFENDQAVLLVEDDGAVVDELVVTKGLLPDAARQQDAVLRIAYVDDAVVQLRYDAEETEARTASAQSRFDRLSQRPPSSDDTVE, encoded by the coding sequence ATGGGACGGACAGAACACACCGCAGTCGTCGACCGGTTCGAGAACGACCAGGCAGTGCTACTGGTCGAGGATGACGGTGCAGTCGTCGACGAGCTGGTCGTCACGAAAGGTCTGTTACCGGATGCCGCTCGACAACAGGACGCTGTTCTCCGTATCGCCTACGTAGACGACGCAGTGGTGCAACTGCGGTACGACGCCGAGGAGACAGAAGCGAGAACGGCCAGTGCGCAGAGCCGGTTCGACCGCCTCTCCCAGCGGCCCCCGTCGTCTGACGATACGGTCGAGTGA